Genomic DNA from Desulfovibrio sp.:
TAGTAAAGGCCACATACACAAGCCCCTGAATGCCCATGCGCTTGGCTTGCGGGCTGTATTCCAGATATTTGCGGATGCGCTTTTTGATGTATTCGTAATTGCCCTTAAGGTAGCCCCCGGCATCACCCTGCCCTTCACTGGCGGCCCCGTTGCCCTGCCCGCTGCTGCCGCTGCCGCGCCCCGGCCCTGATCCCTCTGCCAAAGACATGCCCTGCCCTTGTAGTTTGCTCTGGTTTGCGCCGCTGCCAGCGCCAGGCTCTACGCCTGAACTTGCGCCAGCAGTGGTGGCAGACGGTTTCAGGTCGGCGACTTTGGCTGTCGTATTGTTGTCTGCCTGCTCCCGTTGCTGAACATTCTGTTCCTTGCGGGATTTGGCTTTTGCCTGTTTATCGGCTTTGTCGGGATGCGGCTTTTCCTTTGGCGAAGCATCGGCTGTTTTTTTTGCCGCTACTTTTTCGGCAAGCCGAGGTCTGGCAAGGGGAGATTGGGAATCCGCCACGGTGGGTTCGGCGGATTTATCCTGCTTTTGGGGTGCGGGGCTTGTCTCTTCTTGAACGGCTGCCGCCTCTGCGGCAGGTGACGCCGCATCTGCCTGCGATGCTGCATTCTGTTCCGTCTGAATGCCACCGCCGCCACCAGCGGCTGGCTCTCCGGCGGTGCCGGAACCCGGCTTGCCGTAAGTCAGGGTGATCACCACCCCGTCAAAGTCGCCATTGCCCGTGGACGGCAAGAGGCTGCCCAAGAACCAGAGTATGCCCAACACCGCAATGTGCGCCGCAAAGGAGGCCGCAAAAAACCACGGGCCTCTGGTATGCGATTTTGCGGGCGGCTCCTCAAGATAGGGAGCGGCAAAAATTTGTCTATCGGCTACGGGTTCCATACTCATGGCGCATCCGGCTTTGTAAGGTGCATCCAGCGCTGTGCCCGGGGGGGCAGGTTGTACAGATCCTTGATCTGCGGCACGGTAACAGTGGTGGAAACCGGGCCGTCCGCAACCACATGCCCCGCCTTGAGCAGTATGGCTCGCCCGCCCAGATACACCGCCTGTTCTGGATGGTGGGTGGTCAGCATGATCGCCGGCCCGGAGCCGGAAAGTTCGCCAATCAGCTCCAGCAAATGAAACTGGTTGCCGTAATCCAGCCCGGTAACTGGCTCATCCATGACCAAAGCAGAACACTCCTGACACAAGGCCCGCGCAATAAGCACAAGCTGCCGTTGCCCGCCGGATAACTCCAGATAGGATTTACGCGCGTAACCTGCCATGCGTACCTGCTCCAGAGCGGTCATGGCTCTACCAACATCCTCGGCGGAGAACCTGAGCCATGGGCTGCGGGCTGTGCGCCCCATAAGCACCACATCAAGGACCTGATAGGCAAAAACGCCCGTATGCATCTGGGGCACATAGGCCAGTGTGCGCGCAAGATCCCGCCGCGAGATTTCTTCCTGCGGGCGGCCTTCCAGAAAAATGCTGCGGGGCGGCACGGGCAAAAATCCCAGAATGGCCCGGAGCAACGTTGTTTTGCCGCAACCGTTGGGGCCAAGCACGTTCACCACTTCCCCCCGGCCCACGCGCAGAGAAACCTGCTGCAGCACAGGCGCGGCATCAAAGTAGCCAAGGGTGAGGTCACGCACTTCAATCATAGCGTCTCTTCCAGTCGTACCACAGGCTAAAGGCAAACAGCGGCAACAGGATGATCGAGGTGGCAATGCCCAGCGGCAGTTCCACAGTCCAGATTGTGCGGATGAAGGAATCCGTCAGCAGAATAAAAAGCGCGCCGCCCAAGGCGGAATTCAGCAGGCCCAGGCGATTGTCCGGCCCGCAGATAAAACGCATCACGTGCGGGATGACAAGGCCAACCCAGTTGATGACGCCAGCCATGACAACAGTCAGCGAACACGCTAGCGTTGCCGCCGCAATCAGTTGCATCTTCATGCGCGTACTGTTCACGCCCAG
This window encodes:
- a CDS encoding energy transducer TonB; its protein translation is MSMEPVADRQIFAAPYLEEPPAKSHTRGPWFFAASFAAHIAVLGILWFLGSLLPSTGNGDFDGVVITLTYGKPGSGTAGEPAAGGGGGIQTEQNAASQADAASPAAEAAAVQEETSPAPQKQDKSAEPTVADSQSPLARPRLAEKVAAKKTADASPKEKPHPDKADKQAKAKSRKEQNVQQREQADNNTTAKVADLKPSATTAGASSGVEPGAGSGANQSKLQGQGMSLAEGSGPGRGSGSSGQGNGAASEGQGDAGGYLKGNYEYIKKRIRKYLEYSPQAKRMGIQGLVYVAFTITRDGSAQNVELRTSSGFDSLDESALEAVHRASPFAPPPQAARVVVPIQFSLK
- a CDS encoding ABC transporter ATP-binding protein, which produces MIEVRDLTLGYFDAAPVLQQVSLRVGRGEVVNVLGPNGCGKTTLLRAILGFLPVPPRSIFLEGRPQEEISRRDLARTLAYVPQMHTGVFAYQVLDVVLMGRTARSPWLRFSAEDVGRAMTALEQVRMAGYARKSYLELSGGQRQLVLIARALCQECSALVMDEPVTGLDYGNQFHLLELIGELSGSGPAIMLTTHHPEQAVYLGGRAILLKAGHVVADGPVSTTVTVPQIKDLYNLPPRAQRWMHLTKPDAP